accacactatagtgattcctgtccctcatatcaaagtctactgggggccaataatgtgtctactgcccccagtaGCCCATTGAGCATTGACACATCACACATCTTTCCCACACCCACATTGCATTACAAACCCATGCAGCTGTCTCCCAAGTTCCAAAGCCGACGTATCCGAACAAGCATTGAGAAATGCACAGAAGGTAATCGAATTCGGCTTCCCCTCCCGCACTGCGTTCAACATGAAGGTATTCCAAGTGGCAAGTTTTCTCTCAGGAATTTTATCAAACAGTTTCTGGGCATCATCTCCGAGACCAGTTTTTCAGTACATATCAAAGACACTGCACCCAACAAAGACATCACATATCTGCTCGACCTTGACGACAAGGGCATGAATTTGTTTTCAGATCACCGGTATATAAAGCAAACGGGAGGTCTTAAAGGCGCAGGCTAACTCCAAAGGCGAGGATCCGACTTCAAACCTAGTTGAGGTGGTGGAGGGCTAGGAGAATTTGAATACGAAACTCGAGGATGTTGGCGTCGGAGCTGGAGAATCTAGCGCAAAGCCACCGGCGATGATGATTCCCGGTCGGCCTGCGAAGTCGTCCAAGAGCCTTACCGCCTAAGAACTCGACCGGAGCTTCACTGCTTATTTCGACGGCGCGTGCAGCTTCTCGACCGAAGGATCCTTGAGGTCGACACGACGACCACTGAGCCAGCACACTGATCAGAGATTAAGAGtgaggtgtgtgtgtgtgtgtgtgtgtgagagagagagagagagagagatatatatctGAAAAAGTAAAGTCAATGAAGACGCGTTGTTTGTAGGGGCTGGTGGCATGATttgtaatttatttgtttttgcagtCTAAAAGCATCGTGTCACTGGtggtttgggtaagtgggcacaaacAAAAGTAGGTGGAGCGTTTGGGGAAATGTTGGGCCAtatttgggtaagtggtcacggccccttatATGAAGTGATGTTTTGTAATGAAATGAAATCCAccatttttttataatataaatggtTTGTATAATGGTTGCATACAAAATGTAACTCCTAGAACTAGATTTATACAATGTTAACTGATTTCTAAACAATTTCGTTTAACTTATGTTGCAAATTTTTCGTTTCATTTAAATAcatgcatattagttttatttaTCAACCAAAAACTTAAAACATACGAAACACGAGAGCTTAAAGTAAATCTACCCCGCAGCATCGCGCTGGTTCTCAACCTAGTTTAAATTTTGAAACCAGTTTTCATATTACTAATGCCTAACAGAAAAAACTTCAGTTGATGCCATGGTTTTACACTTCAGTCAACCcatcaaaacaacaaaagcCTTTTAACTTGATGAAAATTAGTCGAGAAAAGAAATGACACACAGATCCCAAAAAGACTCCTACACAAAAGAGTTGTATTTTTTTAACTTGATGAAAATTAGCTGAGTAAAGAAATGACACACAGACCCAAAAAGACTCCTATTCAAAAGAGTTGTATATTCTTCATGAATGGACACAAAGATTCACTGAAATTTCAACGATCGAAGAAAGTATTCCAATGAAGGAAGATCTCCTCAATTAcgtttgagcttagcagaatgCCAAATGAGGGGAAGTACGTAGTACTTGTAAACTATATATTTCCGTTTTAAAATAATGTAAAGACGCAGGATGCAGTCTTGATGAAATATACTACACTTCCAATTCATGTTAATCCTGAAACGTGCATAGTATGATctgtaaaaataaaatgaaaatctatatattcAACGGCAAttcagaaaaagagaagagatCAAGACATTACATGACGACAGCAGCCCCAGAAAGCCGTCCTCCCACTTTTGCCTCGAGCAACTGCTGATCCTTCATCAATGAAAAACCATATAGAGAAAGGGATCCTTGGTGCTAGGCTCTCTGTCACCCTTTGGCCTAGACTAATCTCCAAAAGTTCCGAAATTCAATTTTATTCTAATGCTCTCAAAAACAAATGCCAGTATTCTCTTCTTCCAAGAAAGTCTTCCTTCAAATGTTAAGACTCCATTCTCAATTCTCTTTCCCTGATAATCCACCTATTCTGTTTTTTTATGTCGATCCTTATTTACTTTTCAGCATCAATATCCAAGCAAGTTCATCCTTTAAGTAATGCTTTGGCAAATAAAGATCACCACCAGGAAAGAAAAGCCCATATGGCCATATCCTATCCATGCAGGTGGGAAGTTTCCATCTACATTGGTAGCCTTACCATAGTGTATAACAGATCCAAGAGAAATCAAAAATCATTCATATATATCAAATCTgaataaatcaaaatttcacaaacagtaaaCGTATAAAATTTCAAGTGCTCAAAACTATCTTCAACCATGCAGGGGCAACCCAAAATATAGGACTACTAATCGTGATGCCGTTACCTGAAATAACAGCTTGACTGATCATACTTTTTGATACAATAATAATAAcagccaacagaaaaccatGACAAAGCCCTACGCAGAGAACAAACCTGATAAGCAATAAACTAAATGAATAACAAGAACAACACAACAGAGAATTCCTAACGAAAATCCAAAATCTTTCCTTCGAGTGGCATCTCAACAGGGCTTTACCACATTCCCCAAACCCCTAAAACATGTAAAGACCTTCCATAAATATGATTTACTGACTACTAAGAACATCGACACCATTCTAATCAAACCAGTAAAATAGCTAACATGAACAGAAACAAATTATGTACACTAACATGCCATCAAACAATTAATTCAGAAGCTAACCAAAATTCTAAATTTCAAAAGCCAAATCACAGAAGAAAAGATATATAACAAAAGTATTATCAAAACTATTGAAGTCACTACATCAAAACTaagaaaaatgaacaaaaagaataagaaCAGCCCAAGTAAATCTGTCTTGTCAAGGCCAATAAACCGCGTCTCTATAGCCAACAAACTCTACAACCTCACCTCCATGACTACTCTATACCACGTCCAGCCACTACTTACCTCAGTTACCCAATCAAAACAGACTCACTTTAACTAAACGAAATCTAATCTCAAACCACCTAAGTAAAGAATATAACAAGGATCTTTGTTCTACTTcgattcttcttctcttcagtATCCCCACCCCAAGTAAAGACTAATTACAGGTGATCAAATTCATCAAATAGGACATCCAATTCGTTAAATTCTGATTGAGCTTTCCTAGCCAACTCCATCTTCTTGAATCTGTTGTTTATATTTTTCTCATGAACATGTAAAGCTGTCAAGGCTTCCTGATcctcacttttatttttttctcttccagCATTGATCTCTTCCAACTTGATATTAAGCGCTTCAATATCATTAACTTTTGCATCCAATTGGGTCTGTAAACTATAAGCTTCTTCCAAGTCCTCCATCTCTCTTCTTTTCCGTTTTTTGCAGGTttctacatcatcatcatcaaatatCATGAACTCTGGCTGCCTTTCTCCTCCATTGTCAGCTAAGGGTAATTTAATATTCTCATTCGTTTTAGAACACTTCGCTGTCAGAACCTCAGGAATAACACTCTGTACAGTAACAGTGTCTGCTAGCCACATAGAGATTCTTTTTCCCTTGGAATACTGCAGGTTCTCAAAACCGAGGGACATATTAAACACCTCGCCTTCTTTCACCAGTTGCTCATTTTGCCCATTGAGATCCAAAACAGATTCATGGAGTGCAAAGATAATGCCTGGTCTAGTATTTGTTGTCATCTTACATGATAATTCAGGGGCCTCCTTCTTTACAACAGAAACTGCTGCTTCATAAGCAGTACAAGCTTTGTTTCCGGGCTTCAACTCCTTAATGGCTGCTTCATGGGCCTTGTACAGAACTTCACATGCCTTGCTAGGAAGGTCATTGGGATCAATCAGAAAGGTCCTGGCAATAAAAGAGCAGTAATTCTCAAAACTGGTTCCAACAAAGGATATGATAACATTATGAGAACCATATATAAGGGCTTgagatcaaaatcgaaatcaCTGATATGATAGACAATTAGAATAGTCATGGTCAACTAATTGCTAGCAAGTTAATCAAGAATTTATACagttaaattaaaatataagtTCAAAAGTGATGAATTCTCTTTCTTACCTAAACGGGTCCCTCCATGATGAAGCCATTATAATAACAATCGCAAAGCGTTCAAAAGTAATAGGTATTGCTCTgcattataaaaataaataaataaacaaaataaaataaaaaacacagtAAATTGGCTTATAAAAAGTAATGAAAATCTTGAAATTAGGAACTTATAAATTGGCTTCTTAGAATCAAATAACatacaaacaaaaccaaatgaaCTTGCCACAAAATGGTGTCCTAAAGCTATATCCAATAGATTCATAGTAACTAGTCTAGCAACCGCAGTAGTATTTACAAGTATAACTAGAATTACAGATGGTAGCAGTATGTCCGTGCGGCTCCACAAGAAATGTACATGCATGAGTATCCCAATACTTGAAATCACAAGAACTGCAAATAGGTTTACGAATTGGTGGCACCAATAGTGCAAAGaattttgataaaaaata
Above is a genomic segment from Rosa chinensis cultivar Old Blush chromosome 3, RchiOBHm-V2, whole genome shotgun sequence containing:
- the LOC112195012 gene encoding FACT complex subunit SPT16, with the translated sequence MASSWRDPFRTFLIDPNDLPSKACEVLYKAHEAAIKELKPGNKACTAYEAAVSVVKKEAPELSCKMTTNTRPGIIFALHESVLDLNGQNEQLVKEGEVFNMSLGFENLQYSKGKRISMWLADTVTVQSVIPEVLTAKCSKTNENIKLPLADNGGERQPEFMIFDDDDVETCKKRKRREMEDLEEAYSLQTQLDAKVNDIEALNIKLEEINAGREKNKSEDQEALTALHVHEKNINNRFKKMELARKAQSEFNELDVLFDEFDHL